In the Brienomyrus brachyistius isolate T26 chromosome 20, BBRACH_0.4, whole genome shotgun sequence genome, one interval contains:
- the mrpl45 gene encoding 39S ribosomal protein L45, mitochondrial produces the protein MAASMMRLLMPFQRPMIFKVQCVETLLDPTGYCRLPTVTPLRTKKRYFIPKMQDTKTQSKAEQEAQARSAGLVVQQEYMERAINIACTAGIFDPYIPPEGDARLSKLSKEGLKQRTEQLRQSAASQLAIRKIKEHDPQFNTKDFPNTALNIFIEAHSALTQFNKEKLHKLVTERCYPEMVRGNRYKTLRWSFVESLEPPRVVHARCPDMVSKGNLYGQVTLRLHSRQTVAIYDRFGRLMLGNEDEPRDVLEYVVLERHLINSYGCWRLHGKIIPAWAPPKEPVIKTVMIPGPQLKPWEEFESLCYEVPKPRSVQWHQ, from the exons ATGGCGGCTTCCATGATGAGGTTGCTCATGCCTTTTCAAAGGCCGATGATCTTTAAGGTTCAG TGTGTAGAGACTTTGCTGGACCCTACTGGATATTGTCGTCTGCCTACAGTAACCCCACTGCGGACGAAGAAGCGGTACTTCATTCCAAAGATGCAGGACACGAAAACGCAGAGCAAGGCTGAGCAGGAGGCACAGGCCCGCAGTGCCGGCTTGGTGGTCCAGCAGGAATATATGGAGAGAGCCATCAACATTGCCTGCACTG CTGGAATATTTGACCCTTACATTCCGCCAGAAGGTGATGCGCGTCTTTCGAAGCTCTCCAAAGAAGGATTGAAGCAGCGCACAGAGCAGCTTAGGCAAAGCGCTGCTTCGCAGTTAGC GATTCGAAAAATTAAGGAGCATGATCCACAGTTTAACACGAAGGACTTCCCAAATACAGCCCTGAACATCTTTATTGAAGCTCATTCTGCACTTACTCA GTTTAACAAGGAGAAGCTACATAAGCTGGTGACTGAGAGGTGCTATCCT GAGATGGTGAGGGGCAATCGCTACAAGACTTTACGCTGGAGTTTCGTGGAGTCCCTTGAGCCACCTCGCGTGGTACATGCCCGCTGCCCAGATATGGTCAGCAAAGGCAACCTCTACGGACAGGTCACACTCCGGTTACACTCTCGGCAG ACAGTGGCCATCTATGACCGCTTCGGGCGGCTGATGCTGGGGAATGAAGATGAACCACGGGATGTCCTGGAGTATGTGGTTTTGGAGAGGCATCTGATAAACTCTTACGGCTGTTGGAGGCTTCATGGAAAGATCATCCCAGCCTGGGCTCCTCCTAAGGAGCCTGTTATCaag ACTGTCATGATTCCTGGCCCACAGCTGAAGCCATGGGAGGAGTTTGAGAGCCTCTGCTATGAAGTTCCCAAGCCCAGATCTGTGCAGTGGCACCAATAG